The following proteins are encoded in a genomic region of Streptomyces sp. SLBN-31:
- a CDS encoding MFS transporter — translation MSHVQHAAVRQRSADTAVVLVLGLAAMVVSMMQTLVVPILGIIQSDLAVTTANVSWVTTATLLSAAVFTPLLGRFGDQHGKKPTLVGVLVVMIAGSVLAATTTSLTWLIVGRVMQGAATAIFPLALSILREEIKPEKLHGAMALVSGTLAFGSGLALVGAGLLTRGSDPDYHRVFWLAVVLAVAALAGVLFTVPASRTKTGGRTDWLGALTLAALLVLLLLPISQGQEWGWASGRTLGSFGGAVAMAVVWVVGENRVKEPMVDMKMFAHRPVLFTNLAGLLLGFAMFAQFIGVSYLVQMPEDVAGYGFGASVLQASVVYLLPTTLVSLLGAQFGGVMVRRLGARVTLAAGACFGVLGFAWLSAAHDTTPSVIGAGMVIGLAISFGYASMPALIVASVPAHQTGIANGINSISRSVGSAVASAVITSLLASKTIRLPHGMPALPQESQFTISFTLAGAAFVLVVVVALVGIRAQAPHTPVPRNVTESGAEGRAEAEAGAELV, via the coding sequence GTGTCTCACGTGCAGCATGCGGCGGTCCGGCAACGCTCGGCGGACACCGCGGTGGTCCTGGTGCTAGGGCTTGCCGCCATGGTCGTCTCGATGATGCAGACCCTGGTCGTCCCGATCCTGGGCATCATCCAGAGCGACCTGGCGGTCACCACTGCAAACGTCAGCTGGGTGACCACGGCCACGCTTCTGTCGGCCGCCGTCTTCACTCCGCTGCTCGGTCGCTTCGGCGACCAGCACGGCAAGAAGCCCACCCTCGTCGGCGTTCTGGTCGTGATGATCGCGGGCTCGGTGCTCGCCGCCACCACCACCTCGCTGACATGGCTGATCGTCGGCCGAGTGATGCAGGGAGCGGCGACCGCGATCTTTCCGCTCGCCCTGTCCATCCTGCGCGAAGAGATCAAGCCCGAGAAGCTGCATGGGGCCATGGCCCTGGTCAGTGGCACACTCGCGTTCGGCAGTGGGCTCGCGCTGGTCGGCGCTGGGCTCCTCACGCGGGGCTCGGACCCCGACTACCACCGGGTCTTCTGGCTCGCGGTGGTGCTGGCCGTGGCGGCGCTGGCAGGTGTGCTGTTCACCGTGCCCGCTTCCCGGACGAAGACGGGAGGCAGGACGGACTGGCTGGGGGCGCTGACCCTGGCGGCCCTCCTGGTGCTCCTGCTTCTGCCCATCTCGCAGGGGCAGGAGTGGGGTTGGGCCTCCGGCCGTACGCTCGGTTCCTTCGGCGGGGCGGTCGCCATGGCGGTCGTGTGGGTCGTGGGCGAAAATCGGGTCAAGGAACCGATGGTGGACATGAAGATGTTCGCCCACCGGCCCGTTCTCTTCACCAATCTGGCCGGACTGTTGCTCGGGTTTGCCATGTTCGCCCAGTTCATCGGCGTCTCTTATCTCGTCCAGATGCCCGAGGACGTCGCCGGTTACGGTTTCGGTGCTTCCGTGCTCCAAGCATCCGTCGTGTACCTGCTCCCGACCACACTCGTCTCGCTTCTGGGTGCTCAGTTCGGCGGCGTCATGGTGCGCCGGCTCGGGGCCCGCGTCACCCTGGCGGCCGGCGCCTGCTTCGGAGTGCTCGGATTCGCTTGGCTGAGCGCCGCGCACGACACCACCCCCTCGGTAATCGGCGCGGGCATGGTCATCGGCTTGGCCATCAGCTTCGGTTACGCCTCAATGCCCGCCCTCATCGTGGCCAGCGTGCCCGCGCACCAGACCGGGATTGCCAACGGCATCAATTCCATCTCCCGCTCGGTCGGCAGCGCCGTCGCAAGCGCGGTGATCACCTCGCTGTTGGCGTCGAAAACGATCCGGCTTCCGCACGGCATGCCCGCGCTGCCCCAGGAGAGCCAGTTCACGATCAGCTTTACCCTCGCCGGAGCGGCGTTCGTCCTGGTCGTCGTCGTAGCCCTCGTCGGAATCAGGGCGCAGGCACCCCACACGCCCGTACCGAGGAACGTGACGGAATCCGGGGCCGAGGGGCGTGCGGAGGCGGAAGCCGGCGCCGAACTCGTGTGA
- a CDS encoding maleylpyruvate isomerase family mycothiol-dependent enzyme: MKTPDRTNAAALTPAEHRTAVAQETARFVAAVKDADLGTAVPSCPGWTLADLVKHTGSVQRWFSVLLHTRIQEPPRGREVDLRLPEQEDGYADWLAESETVAADAFAATDPNLPMWAWGADQHARFWARRMLFETLLHRADAELALGLRPTIDRPLAVDGIDEFLVNLPFASFFAPKVANLRGPDRTIRFRTTDGDDDWLVRLRPDGFGLDTGHPATDTANATVQGAAADLLLLVYGRLAHDAQELSHEGDESLLAQWFSNSAF; this comes from the coding sequence ATGAAAACTCCCGACCGCACCAACGCGGCCGCACTCACCCCTGCCGAACACCGCACGGCGGTTGCGCAGGAGACCGCCCGGTTCGTCGCAGCGGTCAAGGACGCCGACCTCGGGACAGCAGTGCCCAGCTGTCCCGGCTGGACGCTGGCCGACCTGGTCAAGCACACAGGGAGCGTCCAGCGCTGGTTCTCGGTCCTGCTGCACACGCGCATCCAGGAACCCCCGCGCGGGCGCGAGGTGGACCTGCGACTCCCCGAGCAGGAGGACGGATACGCCGACTGGTTGGCCGAGAGCGAGACCGTGGCCGCGGACGCCTTCGCAGCCACCGACCCGAACCTTCCGATGTGGGCATGGGGCGCGGATCAGCACGCCCGTTTCTGGGCACGCCGGATGCTTTTCGAGACCCTGCTGCACCGGGCCGACGCCGAGCTCGCGCTCGGCCTGCGGCCCACGATCGACCGCCCGCTCGCCGTCGACGGGATCGACGAGTTCCTCGTCAATCTGCCCTTCGCTTCCTTCTTCGCCCCCAAGGTGGCCAACCTGCGCGGCCCCGACCGGACTATCCGCTTCCGCACCACCGACGGGGACGACGACTGGCTGGTGCGCCTGCGGCCCGACGGCTTCGGGCTCGACACGGGCCACCCGGCCACTGACACCGCGAACGCAACCGTCCAGGGCGCCGCGGCCGACCTGCTCTTGCTCGTCTACGGCCGGCTGGCCCACGACGCACAGGAGCTTTCGCACGAGGGCGACGAGAGCCTGCTGGCCCAGTGGTTCTCCAACTCGGCCTTCTGA
- a CDS encoding MarR family winged helix-turn-helix transcriptional regulator: MTATPRIGTAQLMELLSVSLGAYYGDFTVAAASENLTASQGKTLNVLRRGPASMSVLAITLTCDASNMTGIIDRLEKRGLVRREPSSSDRRVKNVVLTAEGERVIDVIRGKMHNTIAGLDRLSQQERDTLYGLLQRTFNRQPDIA; this comes from the coding sequence ATGACAGCAACGCCCCGCATCGGCACCGCCCAGCTCATGGAGCTGCTCTCGGTGTCGCTGGGTGCCTACTACGGCGACTTCACCGTCGCCGCCGCGAGCGAGAACCTCACGGCCAGCCAGGGCAAGACACTCAACGTGTTGCGCCGCGGACCCGCTTCCATGAGCGTCCTGGCCATCACGCTGACCTGCGACGCCTCCAACATGACCGGGATCATCGACCGGCTGGAGAAGCGCGGCCTGGTTCGCCGCGAACCGAGCTCCTCCGACCGGCGCGTCAAGAACGTCGTGCTCACCGCCGAAGGAGAGCGCGTCATCGACGTGATCCGCGGGAAAATGCACAACACGATCGCGGGCCTGGACAGACTCAGCCAGCAGGAGCGGGACACCCTCTACGGGCTGCTGCAGCGCACCTTCAACCGGCAGCCCGACATCGCCTGA
- a CDS encoding DUF3533 domain-containing protein yields MSADSPSTSAAPARGFPAELRDAISFRAFGLVLGGLLIQLAFTVSYLGAFHSPTPHRIPVAVVAPRQASAQIVAKLNGLDGDPVKATAAPDESAARERIMDRRADAAFLFDSTGTKDTLLVASAGGPSVSQTASQLAQKIEAVQKRQVAVIDIQAPNSGDGRGMTSFYLVLGWVIGGYLTATIMTMSAGSRPANRHRIVIRLTVLGLYAIVSGVAGAVIVGPVFDALSGHFWALTGIGTLVVFASAATSLALQTLLGMLGTGLTIVLFVVLGNPSSGGVYPSVLLPFFWSAIGQALPPGAGTTLVRNTVYFDAHATSVAWWVLSAYAVGGTAAALIAAWWRERRKAAATGAVGSEDSGPDPLPAG; encoded by the coding sequence ATGAGCGCCGACTCCCCCTCGACCTCCGCCGCCCCTGCCCGGGGTTTCCCGGCCGAACTGCGGGACGCCATCAGCTTTCGTGCCTTCGGGCTCGTACTGGGCGGCCTGCTGATCCAACTCGCCTTCACCGTCTCCTATCTGGGCGCATTCCACTCCCCCACGCCGCACCGGATTCCGGTGGCGGTGGTGGCCCCGCGGCAGGCCTCGGCGCAGATCGTGGCCAAGCTCAACGGGCTCGACGGCGACCCGGTGAAGGCGACCGCCGCCCCCGACGAGTCCGCCGCCAGAGAGCGGATCATGGACCGTAGGGCGGACGCCGCGTTCCTGTTCGACTCGACCGGCACGAAGGACACACTGCTGGTCGCCTCTGCCGGCGGCCCCTCGGTGTCACAGACCGCCTCACAACTCGCCCAGAAGATCGAGGCCGTGCAGAAGCGGCAGGTCGCGGTCATCGACATCCAAGCCCCCAACAGCGGCGACGGGCGCGGCATGACCTCCTTCTACCTGGTGCTCGGCTGGGTGATCGGCGGCTATCTGACGGCGACGATCATGACTATGTCCGCCGGTTCTCGACCGGCCAACCGGCACCGGATCGTGATCAGGCTGACGGTACTGGGGTTGTACGCGATCGTGTCCGGGGTCGCCGGCGCGGTGATCGTGGGCCCGGTGTTCGACGCGCTGAGCGGTCACTTCTGGGCGCTGACCGGGATCGGCACGCTGGTGGTGTTCGCGTCTGCGGCGACCTCGCTCGCGCTGCAGACGCTGCTGGGCATGCTTGGCACGGGGTTGACCATCGTGCTGTTCGTGGTGCTGGGCAACCCGAGTTCGGGCGGTGTGTACCCCTCGGTGCTGCTGCCGTTCTTCTGGAGTGCGATCGGACAGGCGCTGCCGCCGGGCGCGGGCACCACGCTGGTCCGCAACACCGTGTACTTCGACGCGCACGCCACATCGGTCGCCTGGTGGGTGCTCTCCGCCTACGCGGTGGGCGGTACCGCGGCCGCTCTGATCGCGGCCTGGTGGCGGGAGCGACGCAAGGCGGCGGCCACCGGCGCCGTTGGATCGGAGGACAGCGGACCCGACCCCCTGCCTGCCGGGTGA
- a CDS encoding methylenetetrahydrofolate reductase, with protein MLHKQDAGCEFFVSQVCYDLDHTRNLLSDYTHGCRDQGLDPKPVVLTLAACGSVKTLEFMTWLGIEVPRWLQAEITRGDPLAVSYEQCLLNARALIAYCRRLGMPFGINVESLTNRKLEIDASIDLAREIRDLLG; from the coding sequence ATGCTGCACAAGCAGGACGCCGGCTGCGAATTCTTCGTCTCCCAGGTCTGCTACGACCTGGATCACACCCGCAACCTGCTCTCCGACTACACCCACGGCTGCCGCGACCAGGGCCTGGACCCGAAGCCGGTGGTGCTGACCCTGGCCGCGTGCGGGTCGGTGAAGACCCTGGAGTTCATGACCTGGCTCGGTATCGAGGTCCCGCGATGGCTCCAGGCCGAGATCACCCGCGGCGACCCCCTCGCCGTGTCGTACGAGCAGTGCCTCCTCAATGCCCGGGCCCTGATCGCGTACTGCCGCCGCCTCGGCATGCCTTTCGGGATCAACGTCGAGAGCCTCACCAACCGCAAACTGGAGATCGACGCCTCCATCGACCTCGCCCGGGAGATCCGCGACCTGCTGGGCTGA